TCGGGGCCGGAGCAGAGCTTAAGAATCCTAAGCTCATTGCAAGAGGTTTATTAGCTATTGATGGTAATGAGAATATAAGAGCAAAGCATAAGGCCCTCACTCAGGTTATTAAGGCCCGTATAGATGACTTTGAAGAACCTTCGGAGTGGATTCTTTGGGCATTAAAAGAAGGACATCTGGTAAGTGATAAATTAGGTACACTTGCAAGAGGTGGAACGATGGTGGAGCAATTAGCTGACCTAACTGGTGATGCTGAATTTGCTGATAATGTCATAGAAGATTTAATGATTAATAAAGTAAAATCTGAGTATTTTAGATCTGGATATAGCTTTCCACTAACAAGAAAAGAAGTTCTATCAATAGCTTCTAATTATGCAAGTTTCTCTTGTCGTAATGGAATTAGAAGCTTCTTTGATTAGTTCTTTAAACTTAAACAAGTATCAACTCTATTGGTGGTAATAAAGGCGATTCTTCTTTTAAGCATTTTCTTTAAGTCTTTCTTACTATCAACAGTCCAGACACCAACTTCCTTTCCAAAGAAATTAGGAATCCACGCCATGAAACGAGTTTTATAGTAAATATCAATACCGTATTTAGAAAATGAAATTGGCAGCCATTTATAGACTCTCATGATTTTAATATCATTCCAAAATGCACTTGTCTTTGATCTCTTATTGGCCTTCTTAAGGGCCTTAGATTTAAAAGAAATTAATCGTACAAGCTGTGGCTTTTGAGAATTAAACTCCTCAATAAGATCAAGGGTTCTATCATTTGGAACATCTTTAAATTCAATGAATGAGTAGAGGTCTTTATCTTCTAGGTACTCAAGGGTATCGGCCAGTCTTGGAATTTCTCCATTTCCGATTAATTGACAATTATTTTGAATTTCTTGGTATTCAAGCTCTGCGATTGGGCTAAGCAGGGGACAGTTCATACCTTGCTTTGATTCTGCTGTGCGCTCTAACGTTTCGTCGTGCATTAAAATCGCAACACCATCTTTTGTGTGTTGTATATCGAACTCAACTCCTTCGGCCCCCATCTCAACTGCAGCAGCAATAGATAGAGAAGAATTTTCTGGAAATTCTGCACTAAATCCTCTGTGAGCAATACACTTAGGTTTAGCATATAAAGATATGGAAAATGATGATAGAATCAAGATCAATAGAAATTTCATGAATGTC
Above is a genomic segment from Halobacteriovorax sp. HLS containing:
- a CDS encoding glycerophosphodiester phosphodiesterase family protein, whose protein sequence is MKFLLILILSSFSISLYAKPKCIAHRGFSAEFPENSSLSIAAAVEMGAEGVEFDIQHTKDGVAILMHDETLERTAESKQGMNCPLLSPIAELEYQEIQNNCQLIGNGEIPRLADTLEYLEDKDLYSFIEFKDVPNDRTLDLIEEFNSQKPQLVRLISFKSKALKKANKRSKTSAFWNDIKIMRVYKWLPISFSKYGIDIYYKTRFMAWIPNFFGKEVGVWTVDSKKDLKKMLKRRIAFITTNRVDTCLSLKN